From Prevotella sp. oral taxon 299 str. F0039:
AAGCACAATAATTTTGAGCAACATCCTTGTTTTTTAGAACGAAGAGCATACGGAAGTGTTAACTTTTCGTTGTTTAAAGCAAAGCCAAACGAATAAAACAAGATTCTTTTTAGTTGGAGTTTCGATTAAAAGAGCGTTCAACAACTCTCTTAAGGTTATAGAGGATAAGGCGTAAATGCTTTATCCTTCATTTTTTATGAGTATGATTTAAAAAGGAAAGAGAGTTGTTCTTACGTAGAAAAGTTAGAGTAATGGCGACAGTAAACGCAAGATAGACTCCCATAAACGCACGGCAAACGCACGCTTTTTGTTGGCAATATAATCAACCACCAAAATACTATTGTTCTCGTCTTCCATAAATATATCTTTCATTCTTTTTGCCATTTTCGAGTCGTAAAAAATAATATTTGATTCGAAATTGTTTTCAAAACTTCTGAAATCAATATTCGTACTGCCACATGTGCATAAACTATCGTCGCATACAAGCAGTTTAGAATGGTTAAACCCCTTTTGGTATAAGAATACTTTTACGCCAGCTTCGAGTGCTTCGGGTATGTAAGAACGAGTGGCTAAAGACGTGATGAGCGCATCAGATTGGGTAGGAATAAGTAGTCGAACATCAACTCCTGAGAGTGCAGCATTTGTTAATGCTGCCATAAAAGGCTCGGTAGGAAGAAAGTAAGGCGTTTCAATATAAACATAATGTTTGGCTTCTAAGATGATACGAATAAAGCCTTGCATGATGTCGGGCCATACACTTACAGGACTACCAGTTACCACTTGAGCTATACACTCGTTGCTAATACTGTTTGAAAGTGGTGGATAATAAACCGAAGAGGTGAGAAGTGTTTGGGAAACAAAATACCAATCTATTAAGAATGCACGTTGAATGCCATACACACCGCCTCCAACTACTTTCATATGGGTGTCTCTCCACTGCATCTTTTTTGTGCCTTTTAGGTAGCGTAAGGCAATGTTCATACCGCCAATAAAGGCAGTTTTGCCATCAATAACGCACAACTTGCGGTGATTTCGATAGTTTATCCTACTTGTAAACACAGGGAAATGCACAGGCATAAAACCATATACCTCTACACCCTCATTGCGAATGCGTTGCCAAAACTTGTTTTTCATCTTCCAACAACCCACATCATCGTATATCAAACGCACTTCGACACCTTGTCGAGCCTTATCAATTAGGGCATCGGCAACGAGATTTCCCAGTGCATCATCTTCAAAAATATAACTCACAAGATGAATATGATGTTGGGCAGAGCCTATCTCTTTTAATAAAGACAAAATGAAATCGTGTCCCGAAGTATAAATTTCTGCTTCGTTATCTTTAAACGGAAACGCCATGTTTTGGCTTTGAAAGAATTGTATTAAAGCCGAATGGGCGGGCGGAAGACGCAGGTTTTGCTGTTCGATATACTCGAACATAGTTTGTTTTGATAGTTTGTTGAGGCTTCGTTGACTTATAAACCGCTCTTTTCTAATGTTCTGTCCGAAGAAGATATACAGCACAATGCCAACAATGGGTAAGAAAACAAGCACCAAAATCCACGCCATTGTTTTGGTTGGTTGTCTGTTATCCATTATAATCGTTATCATTGTTGCAATGATAATGCTTAGGTAAAATAATAAAAAAAGAGTGTTTATATAAATCATCTTTATTTATTTCTGTGCCTTTTTAGTTTTAATTGAGGGCATAATGATAGTACAAATATACAAAAAAATAATTTCCTTGTTGTTTTTTATAGATAATATTCGTTCGATAGGGGGGTGAGTATTGGCTTGCATTTGTTAAGGTTTGTCGACAGATGAAAGCTGTCTTTTGAATGAAAAAAATAGGCAAACAAAAGATGTTTTTTGTCTATATTGCTTCGCTTTTGTGTTTGTTTTGTGATAGAAAAGAAAGAGATAAGGAGGTAAAAGCATTGCTTTTGTTTTGTAGAATGATGGGTTGAGATAAAAAAAGGGAGGGAATAAACGAACAAAACGCAGAATTTAGGGGTCATAATAGCGTGGTTTTAGATGTGCATTGTGGCTTTTTAAGACGAAAAATGATTGAAAGGTGTGAGTAAAAGGTACGAGTTTGCACCGCAAAAGCAATGTTTTTACAATGTAAAGTCAATGATATTGGAACGTAATATCAATGCAATTGCAACTCGTTGAAGTTAAGTTGCTTGCACGTTGGTTTTCGTTCTCAAAAATAAGAGGAGGCGAAGTGAAAATGAATTACAAAGAGAAAGCAGGTCAAAAGTGTTGCCTTGCGTTTTGAAGTAATTAACTCTTTAGTTGTGTTGGGGATGAAATAAGTGTTAAAGTGCGAACTGAAAAGGTGGCTTTTATTCCTCCTTTTTCTGCTTCGTCTTATCGTTTAAAATCTTAAATATAATGCGAGCGGCATTGTCGTGTGCCACTTCTTCGCCTAAAATAGCGTGCAACTGCTCGTAGTTGTTAAGCATTTCCTCACGTTTATCGCCTCCAATTAAAAGCGATTGTAATTCTTTCTGAATGTCACTCACCACAAATCGGTCAGCAAATAGCTCTGCAACAGCTTCTTTGTCGAGAATAAGATTCACCAAAGAGATATACTTTACTTTAATGATGTGATTAAAAGCGAAACGAATGACGGGTGGAATTGGGGTTTTGTAGCACACCACTTGTGGTACATTAAATAAGGCAGTTTCGAGCGTTGCCGTTCCACTTGTAACCAAAGCTGCCGTTGCATGACTTAAAAGTGCATAGGTGCTGTTTTCTATTAGGGTTACATTGTGCCCCTCGATAAAGGGTAAATAATAGCTTTTATCAATCGAAGGCGCACCCGCAAGCACCATTTGATAGTCGTTAAAAGCACTCGCAGCCTGTATCATAGCAGGCAAATTGTCTTTAATTTCTTGCTTTCTACTTCCTGCTAACAACGCAATAATGGGCTTGTTGTTAGGCAAAGAGTGGGTGGTTGCAAAGGTATTGAAATCATCTTGATAGTTGTTTCTAAATAAACGGACCTCGTCTGCGGTGGGGTTCCCAACGTAGTGAATGGGGTAGTTGTGCTTCTTTTCGAAAAAAGAGACCTCGAAAGGCAAGATAGAAAACAGCTCGGCAATATCTCGTTTAATGGCTTTTATGCGCCATTCTTTCCATGCCCATATCTTGGGAGATATGTAATAGAATGCAGGAATATTGGTATTGCGCTTTAAAAACTTTGCGATGTCGAGGTTAAAGCCTGGATAATCTACCAAAATAACTACATCTGGGTTCCACGAAACAATATCTTTCTTGCATTGTTTCATGTTGTTTAGAATGGTTCTAAGATTTAATAACACGGGAACAAAGCCCATATACGCCATGGTTTGATAGTGTTGAAGACATTCTCCGCCTTCTTTTATCATCAAATCTCCACCGATAAAGCGAAAAGAAGCATTGGCATCAACTTTTTTTAGGGCAGCCATAAGGTGAGATGCGTGTAGGTCTCCCGATGCTTCTCCAACGATAATATAGTATTTCATAAATGCGTATAGGGTGTTGTTAGATGTGTTATGTGGTTAGAAAGTCCACTTTTTAGCCTTTTCTATCATGTCGTATGCGGTGACATCAATGGTTGTTGGGGTAATAGCTACATATCCATTGTCGAGTGCCCAACGGTCTGTATCTTCTGAATTAGGCTCTGAATTGAAGAAATGTCCAGCCAACCAATAGTACTCATGACCAAAAGGATGATTGCGATTCTCTACCTCTTTATCCCAAAAACCGTTACTCATTCGGCACACTTTCACACCTTTGAAG
This genomic window contains:
- the lpxB gene encoding lipid-A-disaccharide synthase, translating into MKYYIIVGEASGDLHASHLMAALKKVDANASFRFIGGDLMIKEGGECLQHYQTMAYMGFVPVLLNLRTILNNMKQCKKDIVSWNPDVVILVDYPGFNLDIAKFLKRNTNIPAFYYISPKIWAWKEWRIKAIKRDIAELFSILPFEVSFFEKKHNYPIHYVGNPTADEVRLFRNNYQDDFNTFATTHSLPNNKPIIALLAGSRKQEIKDNLPAMIQAASAFNDYQMVLAGAPSIDKSYYLPFIEGHNVTLIENSTYALLSHATAALVTSGTATLETALFNVPQVVCYKTPIPPVIRFAFNHIIKVKYISLVNLILDKEAVAELFADRFVVSDIQKELQSLLIGGDKREEMLNNYEQLHAILGEEVAHDNAARIIFKILNDKTKQKKEE
- the cls gene encoding cardiolipin synthase, with amino-acid sequence MIYINTLFLLFYLSIIIATMITIIMDNRQPTKTMAWILVLVFLPIVGIVLYIFFGQNIRKERFISQRSLNKLSKQTMFEYIEQQNLRLPPAHSALIQFFQSQNMAFPFKDNEAEIYTSGHDFILSLLKEIGSAQHHIHLVSYIFEDDALGNLVADALIDKARQGVEVRLIYDDVGCWKMKNKFWQRIRNEGVEVYGFMPVHFPVFTSRINYRNHRKLCVIDGKTAFIGGMNIALRYLKGTKKMQWRDTHMKVVGGGVYGIQRAFLIDWYFVSQTLLTSSVYYPPLSNSISNECIAQVVTGSPVSVWPDIMQGFIRIILEAKHYVYIETPYFLPTEPFMAALTNAALSGVDVRLLIPTQSDALITSLATRSYIPEALEAGVKVFLYQKGFNHSKLLVCDDSLCTCGSTNIDFRSFENNFESNIIFYDSKMAKRMKDIFMEDENNSILVVDYIANKKRAFAVRLWESILRLLSPLL